In Chanodichthys erythropterus isolate Z2021 chromosome 18, ASM2448905v1, whole genome shotgun sequence, the following are encoded in one genomic region:
- the nkx2.9 gene encoding NK2 transcription factor related, locus 9: protein MAISNKFSFTVRSILDLPENDSESIARHSPVDTFSVSPYSSWTENDRGHISSDESNLEASPDSTGPDVLSADTEHEKRKKRRVLFSKAQTYELERRFRQQRYLSAPEREQLAHLLRLTPTQVKIWFQNHRYKMKRARIECAQDLNQPPVLRRVVVPILVRDGKPYQNCTIDAEKGSCIVPPTVPSSPFSVQGFQSLQQQTPFALFPTYQHFTSNTAASRHHFCVW, encoded by the exons ATGGCTATTTCGAACAAGTTCAGTTTCACTGTGAGAAGTATTTTGGATTTGCCAGAAAATGACTCCGAAAGCATCGCGCGCCATTCTCCAGTGGACACGTTTTCCGTCTCACCTTACTCATCTTGGACTGAAAACGACAGAGGACATATAT ccTCAGACGAGAGCAACCTTGAGGCTTCACCAGACTCCACCGGGCCAGATGTGCTCTCAGCGGATACAGAGCATGAAAAGAGAAAGAAGCGACGCGTGTTATTCTCCAAGGCCCAGACTTACGAACTGGAGCGACGCTTTCGTCAGCAGCGGTACCTGTCCGCTCCAGAACGCGAGCAGCTCGCGCACCTGCTACGTCTCACGCCCACGCAGGTGAAGATCTGGTTCCAAAACCACAGATACAAAATGAAGAGAGCGCGGATAGAGTGCGCTCAGGACCTCAATCAGCCTCCGGTTTTGCGCAGAGTCGTGGTGCCCATTTTGGTCCGGGATGGCAAACCGTATCAGAACTGCACTATCGATGCTGAAAAAGGAAGCTGCATCGTTCCGCCAACAGTACCATCCTCACCCTTCAGCGTTCAGGGGTTCCAGTCTTTACAGCAGCAGACTCCCTTTGCGCTTTTCCCCACATACCAGCACTTTACCTCCAACACAGCGGCCTCCCGGCACCACTTCTGTGTTTGGTGA
- the nkx2.1 gene encoding homeobox protein Nkx-2.1 — protein MSMSPKHTTPFSVSDILSPLEESYKKVSMEGNNLGAPLASYRQPQVTQAAMQQHHMGHNGTVPAAYHMTAAGVSQLSHTAMGGYCNGNLGNMSDLPAYQDGMRGSTTATSWYGTNPDPRFSTISRFMGSSSGMNMGSMSTLSSLADVGKGMGPLTSTPRRKRRVLFSQAQVYELERRFKQQKYLSAPEREHLASMIHLTPTQVKIWFQNHRYKMKRQAKDKVSQQQMQQDNGSCQQQQQSPRRVAVPVLVKDGKPCQGSSHTPNTGVQSHHHQGGNVMIMSNNSSSMGQHQGQQVGNAGQSPDLGQHAASPPSLQTQVSGLSHLNSSGSEYGAALPCSALLYGRTW, from the exons ATGTCGATGAGCCCTAAGCATACGACTCCTTTTTCTGTATCCGATATCTTAAGTCCTCTTGAAGAGAGCTACAAAAAAGTGAGTATGGAGGGGAACAACTTGGGGGCTCCACTTGCCTCGTACAGACAACCCCAAGTCACGCAAGCGGCGATGCAGCAGCACCACATGGGCCACAATGGAACAGTACCCGCTGCCTACCacatgactgcagctggagtttCCCAGCTGTCACATACAGCCATGGGGGGCTACTGTAACGGGAATTTGGGCAACATGAGCGACCTGCCGGCCTATCAAGACGGCATGAGAGGCAGCACGACGGCCACCAGCTGGTACGGAACGAATCCCGACCCACGCTTCTCTACAA TCTCTCGTTTCATGGGTTCCTCGTCTGGTATGAATATGGGCAGTATGAGCACTCTGAGTTCTCTGGCGGATGTTGGTAAAGGCATGGGTCCGCTGACCAGCACACCGCGCCGGAAGAGACGGGTACTCTTCTCCCAGGCGCAGGTGTACGAGCTCGAGCGACGGTTCAAGCAGCAGAAGTACCTCTCCGCGCCGGAAAGGGAACATCTGGCCAGCATGATTCACTTGACTCCGACTCAAGTTAAAATTTGGTTTCAAAACCACCGATATAAAATGAAAAGGCAGGCCAAGGACAAGGTGTCCCAGCAGCAAATGCAACAAGACAATGGCTCTtgtcagcagcagcagcagtctCCGCGGCGGGTGGCCGTGCCAGTGTTAGTGAAAGACGGAAAGCCATGTCAAGGCAGCAGCCATACACCCAACACTGGTGTACAAAGCCACCATCACCAGGGGGGAAACGTCATGATTATGTCCAATAACAGTTCTTCAATGGGCCAGCATCAAGGTCAGCAGGTAGGCAACGCCGGCCAGTCCCCAGATCTGGGTCAACATGCTGCAAGCCCTCCATCTCTCCAAACCCAGGTGTCCGGCCTGTCACACCTGAACTCTTCCGGCTCCGAATATGGAGCCGCCTTGCCCTGCTCCGCTCTGCTTTACGGCAGGACATGGTGA